The following DNA comes from Girardinichthys multiradiatus isolate DD_20200921_A chromosome 2, DD_fGirMul_XY1, whole genome shotgun sequence.
taagactatattattattatgttggtccagtgtttgcaaacattttaatttgaatgttgGACTGCTTCATGCTCAGTATCTTTCTTTGCGGCACGTCTTTCCCCTCGCCTTCTTCCTCCATAGCGGCTAACATCCCTTAGGTCTGAGTGCTTCTGCAACCAAGATCTGACCTGACCCTTTGGAAAATGTGGTCATGTGGGTGTGTGACGTGGTACTCTGGAAGGGGCGGGGCAGAGGACGGAGTTGCTGGGAGGGGCTTGAAACCCGATCATAACTGCTTGCAGTTCTAGtttgactttggttccaccTAAGCTACATTAGTTAATCATTTGTCTTCATGAAGCTCAGTGTGACATCAGTCTGGTCACATGGTACTAGCAGTCATTTGCACCAAACTTTCTGAACTACTAAAGTATACCTCCCTAAAATGATGACAATCTTTAATGTGGGTTGGTGACGTGTGAATGCTGATAAAATCGGACCAATGCTACAAAGACAAAACTGGAATTGTAGGTTTGTAGATGTGAGTTTGCATCAATGAACAGCTAGACGACAGCTCCCTAATTACAGTAAATTACACACAGTCatatatttcaagtatttatgTTAATTCTGATGGTTATGACTTGCAGCTAATGAAGAATTAGCTGCAAGCCAGTAGTTTTCTTTCTTGTAGAATAAACtacaaattttgttttgtttagttgaGATACACTCAATACCTGTTCAGAGCTCCATTTGTCTGGATTACTGCATCAAAGCGCTGTGGCATGAAGGCGGTCAGTATCTACGCCGCTATTTTACATTCTAACCAGAAGATTTGATTTATAACATTTTCGGAGCCAGAGGAAGTCTTTTTTTTGAATTTTCCAACTCTGTGCATCCATAACCGAAACCAGCAtagcacaaataaacatataaagaaacAGATCCTTAACCTAGCctcaaaacacataaaaaacacaaagaaattgaCTTGCAGTTAAGCTTGGGCTTTATGGAGTCAACATGTGACTCATAAAAAGCTTTTGTCTACAACAACTCAGTCATTACCAACTGTGCATGGCTGAGCTGCTGACAAGGAAATATAATTCACAAAGAGTTTCCTGAGTACTGCCTGAGTTCAAAAACACATCAGCCACAGACAAATGTGAAGTAGGTGAGTAAAAATGTCTCTTTATATCCAAAACAATGTGCTGCTAAGAAAATAGCTGCAAAGACAGGCCTGAGAAGATGGCTTTGGTATTGTAATCCTGTTAAATTCGAATAAAGGACATTCTATTTAAACCTTGTTTCCCTTCTTCCGGATGTTCTTtgtatgatttgtttttctgttgttctcTACTCATTCACTTGTGTTTGTGCTtgataatattttcagatatgGGTGTGAGTTTACCAGTCATCTCTGATTAGGTGTACCTACTGAGTGGCCTTCAGGAAGCGGCTCACTCATTGGTGCAGAAAGGCATTTGTTTGTAATTTGTTCAGCCCTAACAGGAGTCACATCAAACATCATAAAAAATATGTAGAAAATATTCCTGACCGTACAACAGTTACTAATAGATGTAATTGCGATGATTTTGAAAAATTTACCTTTTTAATCTTTGATCTTTGAAGCGTTTTAGCAGGAAAGCCATGGTGAATGTAATTCATTATAGCTAGGGTGACCCGCTGGAGCGCCAAACTGAGACTTTCAAGGAGACGGAGAGGCTTAGTCACATAAATCCAGGAGGCTGCAGGTCAACAGCAGGTAGGAAGAGAAGTGGGCAGATAGTACGGCACGTCCACAGTGGATCCTCCTGTTGCTCTGAAGAGAAGGCGAGCAGCTTCACTTAACATACACAGAACCTCAAGACAAAAGGTGAAAAGTTCTGTTTTCATGTCATAGTAATTTCTGGTCAATCTGACCAACAATTTTAGCCTCATTTATTGCACACAGATTTGTTTGAGCTACATTTCAACAGCAGAACAGGCTTGGCTCTTCATTCTCTGCTTGCACTATCTTGTGGTTGTGTTTTTAACCATCTCTTTGTCCAAATGTATAATTGGGTCTGTTCTCAGTGGGTTCAACAAGGTAGAACAGGTGTACAGCCAGGCTTTGCCCTGCATTACTAAAAAGGTAGTTTAAGCTATTTTTTCAGGAAATAGTCATTCCTGATCTTTAATACAGTAAATCTGGAGTGTTCATGTAGATCATATGTGGttttactttgtatttattcCTGATCTGCAAAATGTGTAATAGGTCCAAAAGCAGTTATAAAGAAAATCACATTTATGGTCTAAAAATCTACATTTTATCCTTAAAAGAACTGTTTTATATCATTAAACACTCTGGAGTAATTTTGCATTATATTTTCGACATTATTTCATTTTCCACTATTTAATGTAAATTAGTTTGTTGTGTGTGAAAGAAGACACCTGTGCCTACAGTATGATGCAATTCCTTTAATGCATGTccttttaaattaatatctTTATATACTTATTTAGGAATTCAAATGAGATTTTCTCCATTACCACTATATGCGTGACTTTACTTGCCTTTTGAGACACATAAGGTCTGATATAAATTAAAGcatgcttttattgtgaaggaAGAGAATTACGGTCCTTCCTCCTGACCTTGGTGGTAAGCCATGTAAATGCCTGCTCATGTTTACGTGCTTGGAGTGCACAGCACTCTTCTTGGGTAATCCACTGTTACTAAGGTATAGTAAATGAACAGGTTCACAATTTCACAACAACTTGTGCCtccatttaaaacaactgaCACCAAATATTTGCATTTACAAGTATTTTTTCTCACTGCCTGACATgaaatcaaactaaacttttCCAGTTTTGCGAAAGTTATTTCTATCTGCCTAAATTCTATcttctaaatgccagaataatcaAATAACCTTTTTTGACAGCTTTTGTATTACGCCTCCTAGaccagaagtttacatacaaaaagattactttaaacgcTGAGaaaatgatgtcatggctttggaggcttctgataggttaattaACAACATTTGAGTTAGCTGGAGGCACAGCTGTGGACAACTCCACAACATTAAGGGAAAAATCACAGAATTTATTAGGAAGAGAACTGTGGATCTCTTTTTTTCTTAGGGTACAATTTTTAGATGCCCGAAGGTGCCACACCCATCTGTTCAAACATATGCAAGTATAAAAAGCATTGGCATGTCTATCCATCATACCACTTGGGAAGAAAAGTTTCTATTTTTGGTGCAAAATTTGCGTATCAACGCCAAAACAGAACCAAAAGACTATGTGAAGATGCTGGGCACCTCATCATCCACAGTGAAATGTACTGGCATGGACTCAAAGGCCACTTACTTAGGAAGAAGCCATGATTCCAAAAGCCAGATAAAAAGACAGATTGCAAATCAACTCAGGGacaaaaatgttactttttggagacatgtcctgtggtctgatgaaaaagACAGAgacttgcaagcctgagaacaccttcccaactgtgaagtgcgggggtggaagcatcatgttgtgtgggggtgttttgctgcaggaggaactGGTGCACTTTACCAAATAGATGGGATCATTAGGGAAGAATCTTTAAAGCATCAGCATCTTAAATCACCCAGGAGGTTCAACCTTGAGCACCCTACAAATCAGAGTCAGTTACACCAGTTAAGGAGGAATTagggaggaatgggccaaaattccagcaagcTATTGTCAGAAGGATACATTTAACCAACTCATACAGTGTAGATGTGAGACTACCGCATACCAaataaataccagaaaaattTAGGCGGATTTAATCTCAGACGgcaaggaaaaaatatattttcatacagtgtatataaaaatctggtttcaactgtattaAATCTGACTATGTTCATATCCAAATATATCATATGCAAATAGCAAATGAGAAGAAGTTTCACTTCATGAGCTTATTACAGGGAAAGTTGAGGTTCATGGGTAGTGCAGGTGAAGCAGATGGAAGCAGTGTTAAGGGATTACAGTAACTCCTTTAGCAGTCTGCAGTCAGTGAGATTATAGTGCTCCGTCCTCCATGAGGGGAGGAGAGCtcagggagaggaggagagaggAGATCTGTGCAGCTCACAGCTCCTCCATCCGGCCCTGAGTCACATGTTCTCTACGCTGCTGCTGCATACCTGCCTCGTCTTTCTGGACTGCACAGCCACAACTGTGGGAGATGTTGTGGATGCAGTTCTAAGGGAAACACACCTTAGGCATCCCTTCAGTTTGCCATGCTGATTACATGGTGGTATTTATACCTTGCTGCTCGGAGCGTCGCCGAACAAAGCAAGTAttgctgctgtttctgtgtGTGCCGGCATGTCGCTTCAAGGTGAACTCTGCTGACAAGTCATTTATGGGACAGAGCTCAGGAAGTGTGGTTTCTAGTGTTGGATTATTGGATTTAGATGTACAAAAAAGGGAATGATGTAGAGATAAAAGCCAGGCTGAATTCTTGATCCTGCTACACTTTGACAGACTGCAGTATTTACAGAGTTTGAACATGTAAGGCAGCATGCAGGGCATGTTGCgtctctttaaaatgtttaacgTCAAGCTATTATCTGAaagtaaattgtttttatttcatttcagcaCTAAGAATGGCTTCAGTCCTGCACAAGCTAATCACCCCACTGATCAGCGGTCCTCCCGAGCCCCCCAGGAATAAAGTAACAGTAGTAGGTGTGGGTCAGGTTGGCATGGCCTGTGCTGTCAGTATCCTGCTCAGGGTAAGATTTCCAGGGTTTATGCCTTTACACAAGATACCCTCCCTACCTGCTCCTGTCACAGTATGGGGTAATTCCCTGGATCCTGCTGGATTGACAACAGATTACTGATCTCTTGGCCTCTGATCTTGATCTTATCCCCTCTATCTCCAATTGTCATGAAAGGAATTGAACCACGTCAACCTGTTTGGCTATGTCTAAAATGGGGCAGTTACACCCTATTTATAGTAGTAGGCAAAGCAGAAACTGTGACcctaaaatgaaatgtttaaatagAACTAATCCCTCATTGGATCATGTATCTTTTGGAGACTCAGTCTGAGTAAAGTTTGTCTAAAACATCTAGATGATAGGAAGTAGTGACATTTAGCAGCATACATTTCTATTTTCAAGAAACACAGTGGCTTACCTAAGGATTTAAACATAGTGAGATTTATTAAATGTCACTTTGCcttgttttgtcacattgcaaccacaaacttaagtTATAACTTATTGGGATTTTCAGTGACATACCAAAAAAAAGCAGGGTATAATTGTGAATTAGAAGGAAAATATTAcaatgttttcaacattttttacaaacaaatctAAAAGGTGTGGCCTGTATTTGTCCACCTGAGTATATAATTTGCAGAAACACCTTTTACTGCATTTACAGTTGTACGTTTTGGGGAAatgtctctactagctttacacatctagatACTAGCAAAAAAGCTCAATCCCAGACAGACTGGATGGGGAttttctgtgaacatcagttttcaccattgcattgtagctctggctgagcTTGAGGTCGTTGTACCAGAAGAACCTCTATCCTGTCTCAATTTATTTCTAGCCTCcagcctctagcaggttttcttcaatGATTGCCCTATGTTTTAGCTGCAGCCATCGTCCCCTTGGCTTTGGTCCGATTTGGAGAAAGAGCATCCCCTCAGTATGaagcttccaccaccatgtttcacagaaaAGATGGTGCAATCTGCgtggtgttagttttccaccaatTTTAGCATCCAGGCCTGAAAGataacattttggtctcatctgaacagaTCCTCTTCTTCCACATATCAGCTTTCTCCCCCCAGAGCCTTGagtcaaactgcaaatgggccttattattgttttgtgtcaataatttctttttgtcacttttcCATGAAGAccaaatttgtggagtgcacaactaatagttgtcctgtcaatagGCTCTGTTCTGAACTTCTGACTTTTGTTGGCTGTGCTGAATTtcatttaggggcatcagagtaaagggcgtcaaatacaaatgcaaagcaCACTTCCTTTCCAATTCCAAGTTCtccactgttttgttttgctctatctcataaaatccccataaacacattgaagtttatggttgtaatgtgatcaAATGTTCTAGGGCAAAGGCAGATACATTTGCATAGCACTGACTATTTATGATAAAAGAGAACACTAAATATTagaactttaaaataatttgtttcaaCATGCTTGTTACATAATTTTAATCCTCTTGAAAAGCAGTTGATGTTTTGTTAATCTGAAGTTCTCTGGTGTATCGTAGGAGCTGGCTGATGAGCTGGCCCTAGTGGATGTGGTGGAGGACAAGCTGAAAGGAGAGATGATGGACCTGCAGCACGGCAGCCTTTTCCTCAAAACCCCCAAAATAGTTGCAGACAAAGGTAGGTCTATTTCTTTAAAGCACTTAGAAGAAGTTGCTCCTAGTAGACCCTCTATATTTTGCCAATTGTCAAACTGTGCACAGATTACTTATTGCATAAATCATGCACACCTTCTTATCCCAGATTTTGAAAAACAACACCCACCAAAGGTTTTAATCAATAGAGGGAAATTGCTAGGTATTTGATAAAGGAGCTCCTCAAGGATGTGTGCTCAGTTCTTTGCTCTTTACTCTGCTGACACATAACTGTACTGCCAAATGTAGCCCAAcacaatttattaaatttgttaaGGATACAGAAGGACTCATTAGGTGAAGCAGTTAGTGAGCAGATGTGAGGAGCGACAGTTTGTCTTgtaatgtcaaaaaaaaaactgaagaccTCACGGTCAACTTTATAAAAAtgctttcatttatttgtaGATCCAAATATAGATTTAAATCTTAAACTGTCTTAGACTGTCATCACAACATAACCTCTCTATTTCCTTTTTCAGACTACTCAGTTACAGCAAACTCTCGCATTGTTGTAGTCACAGCCGGAGTCCGTCAGCAGGAGGGGGAAAGCAGGTTGAACCTTGTGCAGAGAAACGTCAACATATTCAAGCACATCATACCCCAGATTGTACGATACAGCCCTGACTGTATCATCATTGTTGTTTCCAACCCGGGCATGTCTACCACTcctttacataaaacattgcttttcctcttatgtacaaaaacacaatattCATTTTAAACGCTGCTCAAATCTTTCCAACAGTTGATGTTCTGACCTACGTGACATGGAAACTGAGCGGCCTTCCCAAGCACCGCGTTATTGGCAGCGGTACCAACTTAGACTCGGCCCGCTTCCGCTTCCTGATGGCAGACAAACTTGGGATCCACTCCAGTAGCTTCAATGGGTGGATCCTGGGGGAACACGGAGACACAAGCGGTAAAGAAtttgggctttttttttaagatatgttGGCACTTCGAACTAACTGCCTTATAACAACCTTACAATGTTCATGTTAGTGCCTGTATGGAGCGGAACAAATGTGGCAGGAGTCAACCTGCAGACGTTAAACCCCAACATTGGCACAGACTTTGATGAAGAGAACTGGAAAGAAACTCACAAGATGGTGGTGGACAGGTAAGCTTGAGGTCGATTTTGCATCccatttgtactttttttttaccgATTGTGTTATATTTGGTtcttttgtaatttgtttttacataaaaacattctaaagaaCACCATATTTGTCCCATAATCTACAGGGACAAAGAGAAGTGATGATATGTAGTGATTTAGATCAGTTGTTCACAGGTTTTTCCAAACATTGCTGATAAGCCAAGTCAGCAAGGGCATAATGATAAAACAGACCCATTGTGCTATTTTTCcaacttcttttttctcttttagaaaaaataaatatagtaaAACTTTACTTGTGCCAATAATTCTACAGATGTAGACACGTAATGTCAGGGGTTGTAATAACTGTGGCAGTAGTcattttgaaagaaaagaaaaacaatcatttatttaaCAATTAAGGTTTATCAAAGAGAAAATATACTACTGCagtaaaatatacatttgttttaggGTTTTTTGCACATCCTTACCAGGGGTGCCAGCAAATGTGGAGGGTGCTTCAGATTGCTttactaataaaataaag
Coding sequences within:
- the LOC124883554 gene encoding L-lactate dehydrogenase C chain isoform X1, with the translated sequence MLITWWYLYLAARSVAEQTLRMASVLHKLITPLISGPPEPPRNKVTVVGVGQVGMACAVSILLRELADELALVDVVEDKLKGEMMDLQHGSLFLKTPKIVADKDYSVTANSRIVVVTAGVRQQEGESRLNLVQRNVNIFKHIIPQIVRYSPDCIIIVVSNPVDVLTYVTWKLSGLPKHRVIGSGTNLDSARFRFLMADKLGIHSSSFNGWILGEHGDTSVPVWSGTNVAGVNLQTLNPNIGTDFDEENWKETHKMVVDSAYEVIKLKGYTNWAIGLSVADLTESLMRNMNRIHPVSTMVKGMYEISDEVYLSLPCVLNNGGVASVVNMTLTDEEVAQLQASANTLWDIQRDLRDI
- the LOC124883554 gene encoding L-lactate dehydrogenase C chain isoform X2, yielding MSLQALRMASVLHKLITPLISGPPEPPRNKVTVVGVGQVGMACAVSILLRELADELALVDVVEDKLKGEMMDLQHGSLFLKTPKIVADKDYSVTANSRIVVVTAGVRQQEGESRLNLVQRNVNIFKHIIPQIVRYSPDCIIIVVSNPVDVLTYVTWKLSGLPKHRVIGSGTNLDSARFRFLMADKLGIHSSSFNGWILGEHGDTSVPVWSGTNVAGVNLQTLNPNIGTDFDEENWKETHKMVVDSAYEVIKLKGYTNWAIGLSVADLTESLMRNMNRIHPVSTMVKGMYEISDEVYLSLPCVLNNGGVASVVNMTLTDEEVAQLQASANTLWDIQRDLRDI
- the LOC124883554 gene encoding L-lactate dehydrogenase C chain isoform X3 → MASVLHKLITPLISGPPEPPRNKVTVVGVGQVGMACAVSILLRELADELALVDVVEDKLKGEMMDLQHGSLFLKTPKIVADKDYSVTANSRIVVVTAGVRQQEGESRLNLVQRNVNIFKHIIPQIVRYSPDCIIIVVSNPVDVLTYVTWKLSGLPKHRVIGSGTNLDSARFRFLMADKLGIHSSSFNGWILGEHGDTSVPVWSGTNVAGVNLQTLNPNIGTDFDEENWKETHKMVVDSAYEVIKLKGYTNWAIGLSVADLTESLMRNMNRIHPVSTMVKGMYEISDEVYLSLPCVLNNGGVASVVNMTLTDEEVAQLQASANTLWDIQRDLRDI